In the genome of Rhopalosiphum padi isolate XX-2018 chromosome 1, ASM2088224v1, whole genome shotgun sequence, the window tataaaaatcatatatctattataatagaatacctatctacctatgtcctatagattattctaaaatgtaatgCCTTACAAGATCACATAACATGACAATAGAATgaccaaattgtttttttttcacagtaATTTACCGTTACAACAGTGtaagaaaaaatatctaaagaTATTTGGGGAATGTGTACCATGATGTGCATATAAGTAATATCAACCTAACTCAGTGTATAGGTcatcaacattaaaataaaataatcttcattacatattaattattaaataatagaaataaatactaatattacctatataaaataatattaattattaatcaattactttaaaattaatattttttagaagcatattatataattaatgtggGTGCAATAAACTaacaattacttaaaatattttttaactttatagttTTGCAGTACAAAAACcattgttatacaataataataaacaatatacactgatgactatacacatattatttatattactattagagtaataattataaactaaactattcattaaaaatatactaagtttaaatatttaggcCTAAAGGATAATTTAAGGTGAAGAATGCAATAAACAAaactattagtaaaattatcttatatctgtttaatataGTTAGGTACTAATAACTTTTAACCAGATtggataaaattaaacattaatatttttctagataatttgaaaataaagattttctagattacattaaattgttttttaaatctcaactaataataattttcaatgatacacctacctacatattatctgataattaaatacaaatattttaaaatacatatatatcacatatgtaatatacattttatattaacttttaaataataacagcaATAATGCTATTAAGAATCTAACCCTGGCCTATCTGGCTCGCAAATAAAATTGGCATatctaacaattaaaaaatttttattttttaacttaatgtctatttaaaattgaatacatgaCTAAAcacaaaattactataaattatgtttaaagaaGCTACAAGTTATATAGATCATAGAGTCTACAACTATAAGATAAGTAATAACAGTATTAATAACCTATATCAAACTTTTGAAATATGCAGGAATAAAAAGATGTAtggttttaatgaaaatatgtttaatactctTTATTTACAAcatcataatttatgaaattaggTATGAGTCATTCTTAATGTTGTCattgtaacataatacatattaatatttaaatattaacattttagtaagtatttaaaaataataattttaagctagataactattatgattaatattttattgaaacaaagtcaaaataaaaatatatattttaaaagagttcaaaagttattcaatttttaagtggATAGAATTGTGAAACATTTACTCTTcactgtaaatatataaattgatgtaAATTTGTTGACCATGAATTAATCATCCAATGAAGCTTATAACATAAGCATCAATATTAaaacttcaatatttattagtataaaaatagataactattatataaagaataatttaaattgtaatcttgatgaaaaaacaatttacaagaACTTAAAAacccaaattaaattaaatataaatatataaaatataaaaataagttatacttaatacctaattttttatttaatatttatttatattagtactggacaactatttgtttttttaacaggcaattaaattgataacatttttggttttagttttctcaaaattattgaataaatactgAGGTAGGTAGATAgactattaattgttaattaattacattaattttgagtaggtataaaattatgtagttaatcagttattcaatttttttttttaaatgaatgaacatataacattataaagattatttttaattaaaatattaaattgatagatATCAACAAAATAAGCAATCTATTAAGTCGCCTATTTAATTAAGGTTACAGtttactaataagtatatatgcaagaatttaaagaaaatatctaaattttataagtatatattaaaaatttacttacCAATAATAAACTTGCCAGTAGTTGGTGATGTAGGTGTAGTAGCTGTACCACTAGTATGCAAGAAATCCGTTAATGACAATGAAGATGCAATTATTTGTCTTTTTTCCTCGAAGTTTAAATAGTCCATACTATTACTCCTAGGTTGTTGCTGTAGTTGTTGGTGGTCCTGCAAATTGTTCTGCTGGCCATTGGAATCAATTTTGTCTGATGAGGGTGGAAGTGTTTTCTCACCATTTGCGGGTAGACACCCGCTGGACAAACGTACCGACATATCACCTTACTGACACATACTAACTAAAAATTCACAACCTcactaatatttgtattacaaattacatgTGTCTAAGAACagaaacaaaacaaatacatataacaCAACTAGGTACCTTTTGTAGGTAAAAAACAGAAAgagaaatatatcatataattaatactatttaacgaAATAACAAATCACTCGGGAAGCACTTTTGTTGAGGGTTTTCGGTGGACCTGGCGAACGAGTCCGCCTAATAGATCAGGATGGCACCAAGTTCCATTGATGTTCTCTAACACTGACATCCGCGGCGGCCAGTATTTGATGTCTGGCGATGCCGTTTTTGGTTCTCGTGGGCATCATAGACGTACGGTAACCGACGACATTCAATTAACGGAAaactaaatgatattataaatgtacgtaCACCGATCGGAATTCGGGGACGCTCGAACGACCGTTGCGCGCGCGCGTCCAGTCGAGTGTTGCTGTCACGGAAAACCACCGCGGTTTGGCACACGGAAACACTAATCggactaatttaatttatttattactattattattattattattattgttgttgtgcgGCGGCGGAAAATCAACGGGTTGATTGGTGGGAGGGGAGGTGTATTGGAATTTCGGAATTTTCCATAGATAAAGAGATTAAAACGATTGCTGAGTGAGGTTCTCTGTGGACGAGTGGTAGGAGTGAAAATAAAAGGTGGGTACACAGTGCTGACGTTTGCACGAAATCTCCAAACGTTTTTTTACCGTCGATATGATATTCTGCATTCGTTCCGGTGCGTGCCCAGATTgggctatttttattttttattcggtcCCGCCAATACACCTCTACAACACTAGAATACTAGATCGCGAATGATCAATTGATAATCTCTCGTTAGCCCTCTGGCCGTatcataatactatgtatatttaatattactatattgtataattattaattataaacattatattattactaattattatactattatagaacAGTAGAACACTGAACAGTGAACATtgtctaaatatattatgcttctATAGAAGTAGATATTATCCTATTAAATTCATATGGTAACTTAACTTTAGCATGTCAAATTGGTACTgaacaaatgaaataaataaataaaaaaataattaggtacccGATAGTTAACATTGATGATATTCGTTCAAATAAACATCTAAatctattatctaaataatttttcatctaATGACGTCAATATTGACTTAAATATATGTGACACCAAGTTTTTGATATTTGATGGATAGGTACATCATTACGCATTCACGCATGgcctagttaataataaaattgattacttATAAATTGTCCTTTTTAATGTTTCCTCTGGGTATctgttataaattcaaaatcaatatttttaatacgctAAATAGTTAAACAGAAGAGTAGTTTTTTACACCAGTCTACCAAATACTAATGAATAaggaaagtattaaaataattagtaatcaggatgaattttctttataatcaataactacagtaaaaataatttttgaaatcactttttgaataggtatagataatattttgatctAAAATCTTACACCTGAGGTTAGGTTACTATGGCTGACGCAGTGACGCCATACTTAAGTATCTACGGTAACACTTCAATAAATTTGACCAAATTTTAAgtatcttttttaaaataatcattagatAACAGATAATTTAActcattgtattattgtaattgtaatttacacctacctactaaaatataaacaaatatattactaaaaattaaaataggtatacctaattaattagaGATCATCgggtatcatatattattaataggtaggtactattataatttattggtagGTACCTCttacaaagaaaataaatgttaattatattatatatagtagcaAATAgtgatatagaaataaataaaataataataatagcaaaatattttttttaaacactaacAACACAAGAAGTAccttttagaataatttattttaatttaagtcgatattttttctatgaatgCGTACCTATGCCGGTGCCttgataaacattaaacttgttatgtttaagtattaagtactataagtaaacaataccactaaaaaggtaggcaagtgggtgTGGGGttagtgggtatcgctctgctgtatagacgtatatataggtcactataatggtcaatggatatgttaaatttgaatgcaatgacaggtatcattgtacatgaacaacgattctgaacggagattaTTTGTCAGTctatgataattagtaggatatattatattattacctatatttaaattggaatgtataatatatcgttatttttttatgaaataaaaataaaattttagagttttaaaaacaaaattaaatgaaattaaatttcatacacacatacatttttttctatattgacgctggaattttttttacagttacttaaaggaaaacttatggataaccataggtatataaatcacaaaaattttacgaattttcaacttcaaaattccttgcaaattttcgtgattttgatatatttcgtaaacatttaaactttaaatgttataaatgaaaattgtgacttttttttatcacaataagtacaacttataataaaccttgtattaaatttcaaagattttttggatagccaatttgtcatttcaaaaaaaaaacttagaaaaatcgaaaatttcaattatctataaataaccctaatataaacatttggagaaaatttcaagtatttacaatgattcgttttcgagtttcagcaaaataaaaaaattgattttgtcgaaaactgactatgagtaaaaattcccgtttttcctaacgcttttgaaaactactagacattttttacttttgacaccctaaagtaccaactagatgaattttccttttcaaagacgggctaaagtcaaaaatcaaagcattatttctactacaaaacatgatgacagacacaaaaataaataaaaataaaaaatatatacattattgtaaaatcaatacattcctcacttCTTTCAGAatctaatagttaataattgatacttgtttatatttattttagcactaattagaattattatttgtgtaatttttgccttttggtaaaattatatttttgaaaacgcaCTAACCCACTAAGGCACTTTTTCACTGGTTATGAGCCTTACAAGGGTGAGGTTCAATATTATCTTAttcttatacatataacatattagaaaaaatagtatttactatttcatcataaatatgataataatttgcaGTTTCAGTGACTCATATAAAGCCACAAAAGCCCCTGATAGGTTAAGTATTATACAGTAATTTACCAAAAAGCATAGAtttctattatatgtattttctgAGTACTGTGTAACTATTTATcaggtactattatataatagacaataggTAATAGCCATTTTTTAAtctcattttagattctgagaaaTGGAgctatgaatgtattaattttataaatgtatgtgtagTTTTGTGTCATCGCCtttaaaagtacctaataacaatatgtaaaatTGCTTAGATTTTCATCAttgacatatttatattaattagaaagtgaatctagttggtactttggccTTGGTGGGggagggggtcaaaagtaaaaattcttagtaactactttttttaataattagtaagaaaataaaataaaattaatgattttttacggAATACTGAATACCTAACAGTTTTTGACATAATCGATTttcttactttttaattattcaaaaatgaattactGACTACCGTTAGATTAGGTCAGATACATAATCTAGGTGGGTCGGGAGACGATAGGAGTAATCACCCCTCCCTCTCCAAAAAAATAAGCACCTATTTACATGCCTGGGTTAGGTTAAGTCCGTTCCTGTACACTAATGTTCTTTCTTTAGTAAGGGTTTCTCCCGCTGCAAGAAAACTTTTGTTTTGGTAGATACGTTTTAATTGGTTTGGAGACTTAATCAAACACACAACGAAgtattttttgacaatttatgtttattcatGAGCcacaaggccgtaactgaaaacAATTTTGGGTGagggtccaacattttttttaaataaaaataggttcTGAAAATGTAttgtcaataatcaatataaactaAACTCACCACTAAAATgtttctacttttaaaaatttcgggGGAGGGGGGGATCGGACCCCAGGATCCTCCCACCAGTTTTGACCTTAATgagctataataaataaattattaaataaaattgacgaTTAACGTTTACTCTACATTTAGCTATTTTAGCCATGGACTAAgatatatcttagtccgtgattTTAATTAATCGTATGACTGACGTCCCTCTATTGACGTGTAATgtgtagtatatagtatataatatatacctttgataataatgataggtaatataatataaggtaatatacacctatataactatataatatacctattatcataGGCGCAAATAGGGGGGGGGGGCGCTAAGGGGGGTATTAGCAccctcaaataatttttttatactattataatcattaactaTTCAACACTATGCCCGGAAAATAAAGAGATTAAGCACCCTcagttttttattgaaattgcgccTATGCCCTatgcctattatatatttatgtgtttgtaAACACCAATCAAAAAAACTATCATaagctaaaattaatttacttatgtgtttgtttttaaaatgctaATACTGTAGAAACTCGATTAACCATCACTTACTGTTATctcttaccataaaaaaatggTCAAATGCAACTGACAATCTTTGATTACCTTTTCcgatgatttgaaaatttaaaaatatcatgtgCATtcaaaattttgtataatatgtcaaaCTGGCTGTAAGCTATAATGCACATAAAAGTgcttcaatttttttgattggTTTCATAAAGTGTTTGTAACTAAGCAAGAATAACTGCTacttatggaattattgaggctTATTCTTgaacatttattgtaatttatagctaataataaaataaatatttttaatgataaatctgtatacatataaatgtttattacaaaatttctgTTAACTGCCATGGTCATAAACAATAGCCAATTATGATATgatttgaatacaatatatgtttaaaataattacaaataatatcatCTTGGTAATtgctaattagttataattaaatataaataatataatatttatagttaacatttaaaatatgggtattaaattatattattcaaatttaatgccCTGAGCCAATGTCAATCCAGATCCATGATTAATTGTAATAGTTGATCTTCTCATATACTGTTTCCAAGAATCTGAACCAGACTCTCGTCCGCCACCAGTATGCTTTTCACCACCAAATGCACCACCAATCTCTGCCCCATTTGTTGGTATATTAACATTGACAATACCACAATCTGATCCTTTGTGGCCAATCCACTaaacaaaaaagttattaagattaataaataacatttataaatgttaataattcatattagacTGTTAAAATATTCCGTATGTTTATGTTAGAGGTATCACTAAATATTTTAGctggattatttttaattgaaataggtTTCTGCCATTTCTGGGAGGTAAATGGAATatcttaaacatatttttaggaaaatttcaaaatgttaaccCCTTTTGTACATGCATGTATAatacaagtaatttttttttcaatagtaatgtctattttatatttgaaattctaATTGCAAAATTAGTATgtcaaaatttacaaataatctgttataaaataaatatttatcacatttttaaGATCATAGAAATCATTGAAGTAGTaactactatttatattttatcactgaGAGGTTAGAAGTCATAGGTAAATGAACACTTATCttgattagataataataaaaaaaaaaacaaatattaaatatgttactttttattacctttaaccattttttttatcttatttcaaAAAGGGAGTAAATTTGGGgtaaattatgaaaactatttagtattaaaaactaattaataatttatatgtatattaaaacttGGTTTAATCTCataaattttataagttaaaaaaataacttttatacaaaaattgttttaagaaaTCTAAACTTGGAAAAAatgagtttttattaaaaaaaaagaaagtagtATTGCAAGATAAGCATACCAAAGGGTAAAAACACTGATATTTTTCAAACTGTATGTTTcagtattcaattttaactttaattccaATGCATGGTGATGGTCATCTAGTTGAGATATTTAGTGGTATCTCCAATACTCTGTCCCAAGAGAGAACATGCCGTACCATGTCAAACTTAAACCAGTTGGTTTTGTTCATCCACCACCAAAATTAGATTTGCACAGAAGGGATATGACAGACCAGTTAATGGACTTCATTCAACATCAGCAGTCCTGGCATATTCTCTCATTGGACAATGTATGAACAAGTCTGATTGcatattattgtaagtatatGTTTCGCTTTGAACACagaatgtatgtaaattatacttatacatacttTAAATACTGTTCCAACATCATTAGTGAAAATACTAGATGATAATCCTTGATCTACACTATTATTCCATGCAATAGCTTCTTCCAAAGTATCATACTTTAATACATAGACAATAGGAGCAAACGTTTCACGGCATACTACAGGTGAATCATACTTTAAACCTGATATAATAGTAGGTTCTACAAAATAACCAGATCTATCTAagacctatatttaaaatataatttttgtaaactatataatatcattaattaataataaaattaaatattacttttcctCCAAATTCAACTTGTCCTCCAGCCTCAATAGCCTCAGCTATTGtttgtttaaagtttttaacaGCAGTTAAAGAATGCATGGGGCCATAAAGAGTAGTTATATCAAGAGGATCTCCTAATCTTTTTAAAACATTAGAATATGCCTTAACTAAATTTACCAAGACAGtgttataaattgatttatgcAAAATTAATCTTCTAGTAGTGGTACATCTTTGTCCAGCTGTTCCACAGCATGCAAAAACTACAGACTGTGATACCATTTCAAGATTAGCATCAGGAGTAACAATAATAGCATTATTACCACCTAATTCTAATAACACACGACCAAATCGTTTTTGCACGTCCATACCAacctacattaatatattttcaataataattaatataattaggcacaaaaagaataaaattaaaatctgtacTAACTTTTTGGCCAACTGAACAACTTCCAGTGAAAGAAACTAAATTTATCCTTTTATCATTAACCATTGATACCCCAATATCAACATCACCAGTACATAAAGATAAAACAGCTCCCggaatatcatttttttctaatactgattctaatatttttgtagttgCAACTGAAATAAGAGAAGTAGTTGGGGCTCCTTTCCAAATTACAACATTACCACATACCTATGATTTAacataattagatattttaatttatatttaattattaaaaataaaaataaagaataccaTGGATATAGCACTATTCCAACCATAAACCGCAACAGGAAAATTAAATGCACTAATAATTCCTACTAGTCCCAATGGATTCCATTGCTCCAACATCATATGATTTGGTCTTTCAGAAGGAAATATAGATCCATTAAACATTCTTGATATACCAACAGCATAATCACAAATATCAATATACTCTTGAACTTCGCCTATACCTTCTCCCACAATTTTACCtaaaaagacaaaaataaatgttaaattatgaaatcaagtcacaataacaattattattataattttacccaTTTCTAATGATATCAATTTTCCAAGTGGCTCTAATTTTTGTCTAAATGCATTGCCAATTTGCCTAACAATTTCACCACGTTTTGGAGCAGGTATATCCGACCATATCTCCCATGCTTCAAGAGCATTTGACACACATCTATTATAATCTTCAATATTACCATTACGTACTGAAGCAATTGGTAGACCATTTGCGGGACAATACGATGTAGTAATctgttgaataatttataaacatttaaataattctaaaaccCTTATGTTATACTAACATTTCCATTTGCATCCCATTTTCCATCATACACACCTAAATTTTCTTCATTTAAACCAAGTTCTTTGAGAAATGAATACTTTTTAtcgtttattaaaaaaccacTACTTTTTCTATgacaaaaatgtacataattcaGAAACTTAAGATGTTTTAGAGAACgaacatttaaacaaaacatGGTCGCTTAAACTTTTATaggcgtacaataataatattaaagtagatATTGTCTTGGATTATGTTAACAGTccttagataattaaaaactg includes:
- the LOC132921109 gene encoding putative aldehyde dehydrogenase family 7 member A1 homolog encodes the protein MFCLNVRSLKHLKFLNYVHFCHRKSSGFLINDKKYSFLKELGLNEENLGVYDGKWDANGNITTSYCPANGLPIASVRNGNIEDYNRCVSNALEAWEIWSDIPAPKRGEIVRQIGNAFRQKLEPLGKLISLEMGKIVGEGIGEVQEYIDICDYAVGISRMFNGSIFPSERPNHMMLEQWNPLGLVGIISAFNFPVAVYGWNSAISMVCGNVVIWKGAPTTSLISVATTKILESVLEKNDIPGAVLSLCTGDVDIGVSMVNDKRINLVSFTGSCSVGQKVGMDVQKRFGRVLLELGGNNAIIVTPDANLEMVSQSVVFACCGTAGQRCTTTRRLILHKSIYNTVLVNLVKAYSNVLKRLGDPLDITTLYGPMHSLTAVKNFKQTIAEAIEAGGQVEFGGKVLDRSGYFVEPTIISGLKYDSPVVCRETFAPIVYVLKYDTLEEAIAWNNSVDQGLSSSIFTNDVGTVFKWIGHKGSDCGIVNVNIPTNGAEIGGAFGGEKHTGGGRESGSDSWKQYMRRSTITINHGSGLTLAQGIKFE